From Triticum urartu cultivar G1812 chromosome 2, Tu2.1, whole genome shotgun sequence, a single genomic window includes:
- the LOC125540116 gene encoding uncharacterized protein LOC125540116 isoform X1, whose protein sequence is MRQQFFVQMLTEFASDSSLHLTEFASLCNVAAAGEHSGKEQLAELQEKDTPNLNNLVEKGRHAEIFVGGLLIDLEGRIVGMNFIDENKTPFLPVQIVGRCLKHFRNLVLTGEQMDSGCSLLINSKLLWLSIQACCDW, encoded by the exons ATGAGACAACAGTTCTTTGTGCAAATGTTGACTGAATTTGCCTCTGACTCGTCTCTGCACTTGACTGAATTCGCCTCTTTGTGCAATGTTGCTGCTGCAGGTGAGCATTCAGGAAAAGAACAGTTGGCTGAACTTCAGGAAAAAGATACACCGAATCTTA ATAATTTGGTCGAAAAGGGACGACATGCTGAG ATTTTCGTTGGTGGTCTTCTGATTGATTTGGAAGGAAGAATTGTTGGTATGAATTTCATAGACGAGAATAAAACTCCCTTTTTGCCCGTCCAGATTGTTGGGAGATGCCTGAAACACTTCAGAAATTTGG TTTTGACAGGTGAACAGATGGACAGTGGCTGCTCCTTGCTGATCAATTCAAAATTGCTCTGGCTATCAATTCAAGCTTGTTGTgactggtga
- the LOC125540115 gene encoding uncharacterized protein LOC125540115 produces the protein MDLPDLNFTPPAEDVDENAENEMEGHVGDDMEGDAGEGMEGDEIVQNPGAGQVGRKNKTLNDQQKFAAYVALHTLCMSRGGTFKKTDTQDIANFFAVGVWNIQRIWRKAMLQIQQGQEVDVADQRKGNSGRKPKDINLEKTLTIPLNRRSTIRSLAWQLGCSPTTLHRKFMLNLIRRHTNCVKPALKEKNKMDRMNFCLSMLDEATTATARPKFKTMHNVVHIDEKWFNMTKKNRTYYLLDGEEEPTRPIHGNCIGKVMFLTAVARPRWDSEGNMTFSRKTGIWPFVKEVPAQRRSDNRPRGTIETKSIKVDRKVMREFLIEKVLPAIQAVWLESDAGTDHLHSAG, from the exons ATGGATCTCCCAGACCTCAACTTCACTCCACCTGCAGAAGATGTGGATGAAAATGCAGAAAATGAAATGGAAGGACATGTAGGAGATGATATGGAAGGAGATGCCGGAGAGGGAATGGAAGGAGATGAAATTGTTCAAAATCCAG GTGCTGGACAAGTTGGTAGAAAAAATAAAACCCTCAATGACCAGCAAAAATTTGCTGCTTATGTAGCATTGCATACACTGTGTATGAGTAGAGGAGGCACTTTTAAGAAAACCGATACGCAAGATATTGCAAATTTTTTTGCAGTGGGTGTTTGGAATATACAAAGAATTTGGAGGAAAGCAATGTTGCAAATTCAACAAGGTCAAGAGGTAGATGTTGCCGATCAGAGAAAAGGAAATTCTGGAAGAAAGCCTAAGGACATTAACCTAGAAAAAACCCTAACAATCCCATTAAATAGGAGGTCTACTATTAGATCACTAGCCTGGCAACTGGGATGTAGCCCTACTACACTTCATAGAAAGTTCATGCTAAATTTGATTAGGAGGCATACAAACTGTGTGAAGCCGGCTTTAAAGGAAAAGAATAAGATGGATAGGATGAATTTTTGTTTGTCGATGCTTGATGAGGCAACAACAGCAACTGCGAGGCCTAAGTTCAAGACTATGCATAACGTTGTCCATATTGACGAGAAGTGGTTTAACATGACAAAGAAGAATAGAACATATTATCTGCTAGATGGGGAGGAAGAGCCTACGAGGCCTATACACGGCAACTGTATTGGCAAGGTGATGTTTTTAACGGCCGTTGCTAGGCCAAGGTGGGACAGCGAAGGAAACATGACCTTCTCTAGGAAAACCGGTATCTGGCCATTCGTGAAAGAAGTTCCTGCTCAGAGGAGAAGCGACAACAGGCCCAGAGGTACAATAGAGACAAAGTCAATAAAGGTCGATAGAAAAGTGATGAGGGAGTTCCTGATAGAGAAAGTCTTGCCAGCGATACAAGCAGTTTGGCTGGAAAGTGATGCTGGGACAGACCATCTACATTCAGCAGGATAA
- the LOC125540116 gene encoding uncharacterized protein LOC125540116 isoform X3 — protein MRMLYCRTMAAMLAEADDNHSRANKDNLVEKGRHAEIFVGGLLIDLEGRIVGMNFIDENKTPFLPVQIVGRCLKHFRNLVLTGEQMDSGCSLLINSKLLWLSIQACCDW, from the exons ATGCGAATGCTCTACTGCAGGACCATGGCAGCGATGCTCGCCGAAGCGGACGACAACCACTCCCGTGCAAACAAAG ATAATTTGGTCGAAAAGGGACGACATGCTGAG ATTTTCGTTGGTGGTCTTCTGATTGATTTGGAAGGAAGAATTGTTGGTATGAATTTCATAGACGAGAATAAAACTCCCTTTTTGCCCGTCCAGATTGTTGGGAGATGCCTGAAACACTTCAGAAATTTGG TTTTGACAGGTGAACAGATGGACAGTGGCTGCTCCTTGCTGATCAATTCAAAATTGCTCTGGCTATCAATTCAAGCTTGTTGTgactggtga
- the LOC125540116 gene encoding uncharacterized protein LOC125540116 isoform X2: MRMLYCRTMAAMLAEADDNHSRANKGEHSGKEQLAELQEKDTPNLNNLVEKGRHAEIFVGGLLIDLEGRIVGMNFIDENKTPFLPVQIVGRCLKHFRNLVLTGEQMDSGCSLLINSKLLWLSIQACCDW; encoded by the exons ATGCGAATGCTCTACTGCAGGACCATGGCAGCGATGCTCGCCGAAGCGGACGACAACCACTCCCGTGCAAACAAAG GTGAGCATTCAGGAAAAGAACAGTTGGCTGAACTTCAGGAAAAAGATACACCGAATCTTA ATAATTTGGTCGAAAAGGGACGACATGCTGAG ATTTTCGTTGGTGGTCTTCTGATTGATTTGGAAGGAAGAATTGTTGGTATGAATTTCATAGACGAGAATAAAACTCCCTTTTTGCCCGTCCAGATTGTTGGGAGATGCCTGAAACACTTCAGAAATTTGG TTTTGACAGGTGAACAGATGGACAGTGGCTGCTCCTTGCTGATCAATTCAAAATTGCTCTGGCTATCAATTCAAGCTTGTTGTgactggtga